One window from the genome of Molothrus ater isolate BHLD 08-10-18 breed brown headed cowbird chromosome 5, BPBGC_Mater_1.1, whole genome shotgun sequence encodes:
- the C5H22orf23 gene encoding UPF0193 protein EVG1, translated as MEAAGIPGRGGVSAAGRPARYSTGTRELVRGMMEELQMTHSQKRYLMAYVTRGDALPLQRFPPSSQQPVPVPHAAACQPGRLPARPLLRPAKVCQAGDAYTREKFKPQPTRDLEKEKRRLQKILALGKDEVEDKVEQVFVRKKEEEIAEPDRFEELRNEIQERREFLTEMEALGQGKKYQGIILTEISQKLHEMEIIDKKRSEEMRNIMTKAFPVGNKSNLQD; from the exons ATGGAGGCGGCGGGGATCCCGGGCCGCGGCGGGGTCTCGGCGGCGGGCAGGCCGGCCCGGTACAGCACAGGCACGCGGGAGTTAGTGAGAG GGATGATGGAGGAGTTGCAGATGACGCATTCCCAGAAGCGATACCTGATGGCGTATGTGACAC GCGGAGATGCCCTGCCCCTTCAGAGATTCCCCCCATCCAGCCAACAGCCAGTGCCTGTTCCCCACGCAGCAGCCTGTCAGCCGGGCAGGCTTCCAGCTAGACCGCTTCTCCGACCTGCCAAGGTCTGCCAGGCAGGAGATGCCTACACCCGAGAGAAATTCAAGCCACAGCCCACAA GAGatttggaaaaggagaagagaagacttcAGAAGATCTTAGCATTAGGGAAGGATGAGGTGGAGGACAAGGTGGAGCAGGTGTTTGTTCggaaaaaagaagaggagatAGCTGAGCCTGACCGGTTTGAGGAGT TGAGGAATGAAATTCAAGAGAGGAGGGAATTCCTGACAGAGATGGAAGCTCTAGGACAGGGTAAGAAGTATCAAGGGATCATCCTCACTGAAATCTCACAG AAATTGCATGAGATGGAGATCATTGACAAGAAAAGAAGTgaggaaatgagaaatattATGACAAAAGCCTTCCCTGTTGGGAACAAATCCAATCTCCAAGACTAA